A genome region from Candidatus Omnitrophota bacterium includes the following:
- a CDS encoding 2-oxoacid:acceptor oxidoreductase subunit alpha encodes MKADPIGVNSGTYFMDGDSACCEGALAAGCRFVAGYPITPSTEVVELIARRFPKIGGVFIQMEDEIASSIAISGAAWGGAKTMTVTSGPGFSLMMEHIGYAVMTETPCVFVNVQRGGPSTGLPTMPGQQDMMQARWGSHGDYEVIALAPNSPQECFDLTIQCFNLAERYRVPVFLMMDECVGHMTEKVVIPPADEIEVEPRHYTDLKPEDYYPYKDLENQVPKMIKAGDGYFVHITGLTHDERGYPAMNADAHQKLVNRLIDKIRDHVDDIVLLEEDGMDDAEVAVISYGISSRVASRGVRLAREKGVKAGQLRLISVWPFPEKKIRELAQRVKAFVVVEMNKGQIVREVERCAGGRVPTAGALNAGGAVHKPEEILNTIMGVAS; translated from the coding sequence ATGAAAGCAGATCCCATAGGCGTCAACTCTGGTACGTATTTCATGGATGGGGACAGCGCCTGTTGCGAAGGCGCGCTGGCGGCGGGATGCCGGTTTGTTGCGGGGTATCCAATCACGCCATCGACGGAAGTGGTCGAATTGATTGCCCGCCGGTTTCCAAAGATCGGGGGCGTCTTTATACAGATGGAGGATGAAATCGCATCCTCCATCGCCATTTCCGGAGCCGCCTGGGGAGGCGCCAAAACCATGACCGTCACTTCCGGTCCCGGCTTTTCTCTGATGATGGAGCATATCGGCTACGCCGTCATGACGGAAACGCCCTGCGTCTTCGTCAACGTGCAACGGGGCGGTCCATCTACCGGCTTGCCCACCATGCCGGGCCAGCAGGACATGATGCAAGCCCGCTGGGGCTCCCACGGCGATTACGAAGTCATCGCCCTCGCGCCCAACTCGCCTCAGGAATGTTTCGATCTCACCATTCAATGCTTCAACCTGGCCGAACGCTACCGCGTTCCCGTCTTCTTGATGATGGACGAATGCGTCGGCCACATGACGGAAAAGGTCGTCATTCCCCCGGCGGACGAAATCGAAGTCGAACCCCGGCATTATACGGATCTAAAACCGGAAGATTATTACCCCTATAAAGATTTGGAAAACCAAGTTCCCAAAATGATTAAGGCCGGAGACGGATATTTCGTTCACATCACCGGTCTTACTCACGACGAGCGCGGCTATCCCGCTATGAACGCCGACGCCCATCAAAAACTCGTCAACCGCCTCATCGATAAAATCCGCGATCATGTCGACGACATCGTCCTCTTGGAAGAGGACGGTATGGATGACGCCGAGGTGGCAGTCATTTCCTACGGCATCAGCTCGCGCGTCGCTTCGCGGGGCGTACGTCTCGCACGTGAAAAGGGCGTTAAAGCCGGCCAATTGCGCCTGATTTCCGTTTGGCCTTTCCCGGAAAAGAAAATCCGCGAACTCGCCCAGCGCGTCAAAGCTTTCGTCGTCGTAGAGATGAACAAAGGACAAATCGTCCGCGAAGTGGAACGATGCGCGGGAGGCCGCGTTCCTACCGCCGGCGCTCTCAACGCGGGCGGCGCGGTTCATAAGCCGGAAGAAATTTTGAATACGATTATGGGAGTCGCCTCATGA
- a CDS encoding 2-oxoacid:ferredoxin oxidoreductase subunit beta has translation MTDSAVVEEKIAGEVCAAAEDARLTNELEPYLRMDRIPHIWCSGCGIGTAVNAFVRAVIDSKIEWKKLCVVSGIGCTGRVAGYLKLDSFHTTHGRAIPFATGLKLANPQLNVVVFSGDGDLTAIGGNHLVHAARRNIDLKVICVNNFIYSMTGGQAAPTTPKGTIASTTPYGFFENQLNLPQFVEACGAVYVARWTTFHVRQMRKAMVECLNKKGFTFLEIISPCPTLYGRRNNYRAGLDEMKMFKEKSEIKKDADVRDAVMIPGEKIVVGKFIDRERPSFLDAMDEHYREVLKDAYHPYTGAMI, from the coding sequence ATGACAGACAGCGCCGTAGTAGAAGAAAAAATCGCTGGAGAAGTCTGCGCCGCCGCCGAGGACGCTCGGCTGACTAATGAATTGGAACCCTATCTTCGCATGGACCGCATCCCGCATATCTGGTGCTCTGGCTGCGGCATTGGAACCGCCGTCAACGCTTTCGTGCGCGCGGTCATCGATTCGAAGATCGAATGGAAGAAATTGTGCGTCGTCTCCGGCATTGGCTGCACGGGCCGCGTGGCGGGATATTTGAAGTTGGACTCGTTCCATACCACCCACGGACGCGCCATCCCCTTCGCTACTGGATTGAAATTGGCCAATCCCCAATTGAACGTCGTCGTCTTCAGCGGCGACGGCGATTTGACGGCTATCGGCGGCAACCATTTGGTACACGCCGCTAGGCGCAATATCGATTTGAAGGTGATCTGCGTCAACAATTTTATCTACTCGATGACCGGCGGACAGGCCGCTCCTACGACGCCCAAAGGAACGATCGCCAGCACCACGCCTTATGGATTCTTCGAAAACCAACTCAACCTTCCCCAATTCGTCGAAGCCTGCGGCGCGGTCTATGTCGCTCGTTGGACCACTTTCCACGTGCGGCAGATGCGCAAAGCCATGGTCGAATGCCTTAACAAAAAAGGCTTCACGTTCCTCGAAATCATTTCGCCCTGCCCTACCCTTTACGGACGCCGCAACAATTACCGCGCCGGACTGGACGAAATGAAAATGTTCAAAGAGAAGAGCGAGATCAAAAAGGACGCCGACGTGCGCGACGCCGTCATGATTCCCGGCGAAAAGATCGTCGTCGGCAAGTTCATCGACCGCGAACGCCCCTCGTTCCTGGACGCGATGGACGAACATTACCGGGAAGTATTGAAGGATGCCTACCATCCATACACGGGAGCAATGATATGA
- a CDS encoding 2-oxoacid:acceptor oxidoreductase family protein has translation MSLTQIRVGGFGGQGVILAGTILGKAGAIFDNKYATMSRSYGPEARGGACSSQVIVSDEPINYPYVIKPDLLIALSQEVCAKYAATLADNGYLLYDVDLVKPQHTPPGAKLLGIPCTRIAEELGSKVVLNMVMLGYFSKVCSALTQGAIQEAIRDSVPPKTVDVNLLAFERGCAYDGA, from the coding sequence ATGAGCCTGACGCAAATTCGAGTCGGCGGCTTCGGCGGACAAGGGGTTATCCTGGCCGGAACGATCCTGGGCAAAGCGGGCGCCATTTTTGACAATAAATACGCCACCATGAGCCGCAGTTACGGTCCAGAAGCCCGCGGCGGCGCTTGCAGTTCGCAAGTCATCGTTTCCGATGAACCCATCAATTACCCTTACGTCATCAAACCCGATCTTTTGATCGCCCTGTCGCAGGAGGTTTGCGCCAAGTACGCCGCCACCCTCGCCGATAACGGCTATCTTCTTTATGACGTCGATCTCGTGAAGCCCCAACATACGCCGCCCGGCGCGAAACTCCTGGGCATCCCCTGCACCCGCATCGCGGAGGAATTGGGCAGCAAGGTCGTGTTGAATATGGTGATGCTGGGCTATTTTTCCAAAGTCTGTTCCGCCCTCACTCAAGGAGCGATCCAAGAAGCGATCCGCGACTCCGTTCCTCCTAAAACAGTGGATGTCAACCTGCTCGCCTTCGAACGGGGATGCGCTTACGATGGCGCATAA
- a CDS encoding 2-oxoacid:acceptor oxidoreductase subunit alpha codes for MSTTEEGNQSERRIQEIDSATVRFAGDSGDGMQLVGGQFTTASVFSGNDISTLPDYPAEIRAPAGVLAGVSGFQINFSSHKIHTPGDVIDALFAMNPAALKVNLADLKRGGLLIVNSESFSQDDLEKADYSDNPLEDGSLEDYRIVSIPITSMNRGAVEGLGLDRKAADRCKNFFVLGLAYWIYNRPLDNTLAWIDRKFTKNPALRDANRRTLEAGFHFGETAELFDSSYQVRKAPIAPGTYAKITGNEAVVYGLLAASHLSNKPLFYGSYPITPASDILHQLAGLKQFGVVTFQAEDEIAAVCSAIGAAFGGSLAATGTSGPGVSLKSEAIGLAVMTELPLVIVNVQRGGPSTGLPTKTEQADLFQALFGRHGECPLPVLAASTPADCFTMTIEAARIAMEFMTPVILLTDGYIANGSEPWKIPDLNSLPKINVEYYVDIERFQPYARNERLSRPWAIPGTPDLMHRIGGLEKQHITGAVSYDGENHEYMVKLRQAKIDGVEEDIPNAEIFGDPSGKLLVLSWGGVYGAAQTAVEFVRESGKSVSSVHLKYLNPFPKNLKKILPNFKKILIPELNLGQLRYIIRAHFLIDAIGLNKTQGKPFRVDEIVEAIDRALEAE; via the coding sequence ATGTCGACAACCGAGGAAGGAAACCAGAGCGAACGAAGGATTCAGGAGATTGATAGCGCTACCGTGCGCTTTGCCGGAGATTCCGGCGATGGAATGCAGTTAGTTGGCGGCCAGTTTACGACAGCCTCCGTCTTTTCCGGCAATGATATTTCAACCCTGCCCGATTATCCCGCCGAAATCCGCGCTCCCGCAGGAGTTCTCGCCGGAGTCAGCGGCTTTCAGATCAATTTCAGCAGCCATAAAATTCATACGCCCGGCGACGTAATCGATGCTCTATTCGCCATGAATCCCGCCGCCTTGAAAGTGAATCTTGCCGATTTGAAGCGCGGCGGCCTATTGATCGTCAACTCGGAATCTTTTTCCCAGGACGATTTGGAGAAAGCGGATTATTCTGACAATCCGCTGGAGGACGGCAGCCTCGAAGATTATCGCATCGTATCCATTCCCATAACCAGCATGAATCGCGGCGCCGTGGAAGGATTGGGCCTGGACCGCAAAGCGGCCGACCGTTGCAAGAACTTTTTCGTCCTGGGACTGGCTTATTGGATCTATAACCGCCCCCTCGACAATACTCTGGCCTGGATCGACCGGAAATTCACCAAAAATCCCGCCCTGCGCGACGCCAACCGCCGCACCTTGGAGGCGGGATTTCACTTCGGCGAAACCGCCGAACTCTTCGACAGCAGCTATCAAGTGCGCAAAGCGCCCATCGCGCCGGGAACCTACGCTAAGATCACAGGTAACGAAGCCGTCGTCTACGGCCTACTGGCGGCTTCTCATCTATCGAACAAGCCATTGTTCTACGGCAGTTATCCCATAACCCCCGCTAGCGACATTCTGCACCAACTTGCTGGACTGAAACAATTCGGCGTTGTAACCTTTCAAGCCGAGGATGAAATCGCCGCCGTATGCTCCGCCATCGGCGCCGCTTTCGGCGGATCATTAGCCGCCACCGGCACCAGCGGCCCCGGCGTATCTCTTAAAAGCGAGGCCATCGGCCTGGCTGTAATGACCGAACTGCCGTTGGTGATTGTCAACGTCCAGCGCGGCGGCCCCAGCACTGGCTTGCCTACCAAAACCGAACAAGCCGATCTTTTCCAAGCCTTATTTGGCCGGCATGGAGAATGCCCCCTTCCCGTCCTAGCCGCTTCCACTCCCGCCGATTGTTTTACCATGACCATCGAAGCGGCGCGCATCGCCATGGAATTTATGACGCCAGTGATTTTGCTTACCGATGGATATATCGCCAACGGCTCAGAGCCTTGGAAGATTCCCGATTTGAATTCTCTGCCCAAAATCAACGTTGAATACTACGTGGACATCGAACGCTTCCAACCCTACGCCCGCAACGAGCGCCTCTCCCGTCCCTGGGCTATTCCCGGAACGCCGGACCTGATGCACCGCATAGGCGGGTTGGAGAAGCAGCATATCACCGGCGCCGTCAGCTACGATGGCGAGAACCATGAGTACATGGTGAAATTGCGCCAAGCCAAGATCGACGGCGTCGAAGAAGACATCCCCAACGCAGAAATCTTCGGCGATCCCTCCGGGAAATTGTTGGTTTTGAGTTGGGGCGGCGTCTATGGCGCGGCGCAAACCGCCGTCGAATTTGTTCGCGAATCCGGGAAATCCGTCTCCAGCGTCCACTTGAAATATTTGAATCCCTTCCCCAAAAATCTCAAAAAAATCTTGCCCAATTTCAAGAAAATTCTTATACCCGAATTAAACCTGGGACAATTGCGGTATATCATCCGCGCCCACTTTCTCATCGACGCCATCGGATTAAATAAAACGCAAGGCAAGCCGTTCCGCGTCGACGAAATCGTGGAAGCGATCGATAGAGCATTGGAGGCTGAATAA
- a CDS encoding 2-oxoacid:ferredoxin oxidoreductase subunit beta — MVVTPQNPAELTAKDYASDQTVRWCPGCGDYSILAQMKKALASLQVEREKNVFISGIGCSSRFPYYTNTYGMHGIHGRACAIAGGLKMIRPDLTVWVITGDGDGLSIGGNHFIHTIRRNIDINIVLFNNRIYGLTKGQCSPTSEFGKKTKSTPLGSIDFPIHPCTAAIGAEAAFVARSIDVHVKHLAATLEAAARHKGTSFVEVYQNCNIFNDGAYLYATDRQQKFDNILELEHGKPLRFGKNGEKGIRLRGLDVEIVNVGDDGVSESELLVHDEKAATPTLAYLLSRMHYPKFPEPIGIFRSVESPTYDELIHDQIAKAAAAQKPDLDAFFHSGETWTVK, encoded by the coding sequence ATGGTTGTTACTCCGCAAAATCCCGCCGAACTGACGGCAAAAGATTACGCCAGCGATCAAACCGTACGCTGGTGCCCCGGTTGCGGCGACTATTCCATCCTGGCGCAAATGAAGAAGGCGTTAGCTTCGCTGCAAGTCGAACGCGAGAAGAACGTCTTCATTTCCGGCATTGGCTGCTCCAGCCGTTTTCCGTATTACACGAATACTTACGGCATGCACGGTATTCATGGCCGCGCCTGCGCCATCGCCGGCGGATTGAAGATGATTCGTCCCGATCTAACGGTTTGGGTCATCACCGGCGACGGCGACGGACTCAGCATTGGCGGCAATCATTTCATCCATACCATCCGCCGCAACATCGACATCAATATCGTTCTTTTCAACAATCGCATTTACGGCCTCACCAAAGGCCAATGCTCCCCTACGTCCGAATTCGGCAAGAAGACGAAATCCACTCCGCTTGGCTCCATCGATTTTCCCATTCATCCCTGCACGGCGGCCATCGGCGCCGAAGCCGCCTTCGTCGCCCGTTCCATCGACGTTCACGTCAAGCATCTGGCGGCCACGCTGGAAGCGGCGGCGCGCCATAAGGGAACCTCTTTTGTCGAAGTTTACCAGAACTGCAACATCTTCAACGACGGCGCATATCTCTACGCTACCGACCGCCAGCAGAAATTCGACAATATCCTCGAATTGGAACACGGAAAGCCTCTGCGCTTCGGCAAAAACGGCGAAAAGGGAATCCGGCTGCGCGGCCTCGACGTAGAAATCGTCAACGTCGGCGATGACGGAGTTTCGGAAAGCGAACTTCTCGTTCATGACGAAAAAGCTGCTACTCCCACGCTCGCCTATCTCCTCAGCCGGATGCACTACCCCAAGTTTCCCGAACCGATCGGCATATTCCGCAGCGTGGAATCGCCAACCTACGACGAACTGATTCACGATCAAATCGCAAAAGCCGCCGCCGCCCAAAAGCCAGACCTTGATGCGTTCTTCCATTCCGGCGAAACTTGGACAGTGAAATAG
- a CDS encoding TIM barrel protein, translating to MNFLHDRRVFLKSAAAGAAVLRSGTAFGAEKAKKRNIPLGFDNFSVRAMGWKAPQLLDYAASLKVDVLMLSDLDVYESLEEDYLKGIKKKADNLGILIHAGTGGVCPTSKRAITKFGSSEEHLALAIKTAKILGSPVIRCYLGSMEDRKGEGGIYPHIDSTAAVFKKVKNLAVDANVKIAIENHAGDMQAWELAGLVETAGKDFVGVTMDCGNAAWIIEDPMLNLEILGPYAASTGLRDNAVWESENGANVVWANIGEGNIDWEAYVNRFAQLCPGVPFVLEIISQVYPRTMNYLEDSFWDVYPKARASEFAKFVRFAKKGKPYTPPPGRPEGPDSKELAQKQQKFDLERSLQYCKNVLGLGLK from the coding sequence ATGAATTTTTTGCATGATCGGCGAGTGTTTCTCAAATCGGCGGCGGCGGGCGCGGCGGTTCTGCGATCCGGAACTGCGTTCGGCGCGGAGAAGGCGAAAAAACGCAATATTCCGCTGGGTTTTGACAATTTTTCCGTGCGGGCGATGGGGTGGAAAGCTCCGCAACTGTTGGACTACGCCGCCTCGCTCAAGGTGGACGTTTTGATGTTGTCCGATCTCGACGTCTACGAGAGTCTTGAAGAAGACTACCTAAAGGGGATCAAGAAAAAAGCCGATAACCTTGGCATTCTCATTCATGCCGGAACTGGCGGCGTTTGCCCTACGTCCAAAAGGGCGATTACGAAGTTCGGCTCCTCGGAAGAGCATCTCGCCCTGGCCATCAAGACGGCGAAGATTTTAGGCTCGCCCGTCATCCGTTGCTATCTCGGTTCCATGGAAGACCGAAAGGGCGAAGGCGGCATTTATCCCCACATCGACAGCACCGCCGCCGTCTTCAAAAAAGTGAAGAATCTCGCCGTCGACGCCAACGTCAAAATCGCCATCGAAAATCACGCGGGCGACATGCAGGCGTGGGAACTGGCGGGACTCGTGGAAACGGCGGGAAAAGATTTCGTGGGAGTAACGATGGATTGCGGCAACGCCGCCTGGATCATTGAAGACCCTATGCTCAACCTGGAAATTCTTGGTCCTTACGCCGCCTCCACCGGCCTGCGCGACAACGCCGTTTGGGAATCGGAGAACGGCGCCAACGTCGTATGGGCCAATATCGGCGAAGGCAATATCGATTGGGAAGCGTATGTCAACCGCTTCGCCCAACTCTGCCCCGGCGTTCCCTTCGTCCTGGAAATCATCTCCCAGGTCTATCCCCGAACCATGAATTACCTCGAAGACTCTTTTTGGGACGTTTACCCCAAAGCGCGCGCCAGCGAGTTCGCCAAATTCGTCCGCTTCGCCAAAAAAGGCAAACCCTACACGCCGCCCCCTGGACGCCCCGAAGGCCCTGATTCCAAAGAACTCGCGCAAAAGCAGCAAAAATTCGACCTGGAGCGCAGCCTGCAATACTGCAAGAACGTCCTTGGATTGGGATTGAAATAA
- a CDS encoding choice-of-anchor Q domain-containing protein encodes MRRMTYVLWLGITVVICASGWAVDVEVNKSGAVKTIQDAVNKIGNQGGTITITDSGVYEETVEIGSDMQRAGQPITLTSTKKGAERPVISPLKCLGPYVEANKSERKTGLAVFIDGSFISNIVLESNPEAEGKGSTGPCAAFIMADNVVMDNVLIRPRAGTSGCTDFPNSAVFLAQEGAGESAEAGGRNCNGFIARNCEFLGVATDGVTEPDETGFSWLKSVDNGQFATFLRTDHYTNSDDQNVVITVENCTFKYSYDAGIFFSNRSGGKGKLTLNVNDSFFDAFGKFQVGVRGCWLNVDRCRFSRACQGNHGDGENSAIRIQEQNGRIPDANISNSLFVNCGGAFGKKAYYGGVNNHNAGTVNVNHCTFDLCLSGVTLNNPKPESVLNVGNCLFTRIGYNSAPALDEAGFTLDPNAEPYILWFMPNFDAASKVSAVFNNYTDSGNGQLNASNCLVFDIADETTWEKGVDPDGTALNAGTVNLVDVQKVDPKLTNRDIFGDKPYELTAGSPAIDKAIAAAPDPGSKDLDGSARIANGKADIGAQEFGATAIGEWPLQ; translated from the coding sequence ATGAGAAGAATGACTTATGTTCTTTGGTTAGGAATAACTGTCGTAATCTGCGCGTCCGGCTGGGCGGTCGATGTTGAAGTCAATAAAAGCGGCGCGGTAAAAACGATTCAGGATGCCGTCAATAAGATCGGCAACCAAGGGGGAACCATCACCATCACCGACAGCGGCGTTTACGAAGAGACGGTGGAAATCGGCAGCGACATGCAGCGGGCGGGACAGCCGATTACGCTCACTTCCACCAAAAAGGGAGCAGAACGTCCCGTGATTTCGCCATTGAAATGCCTTGGCCCTTATGTTGAAGCCAACAAATCGGAACGCAAGACGGGTTTAGCCGTATTCATCGATGGCAGCTTCATTTCCAACATCGTCCTGGAATCCAATCCCGAAGCGGAAGGAAAAGGCAGCACAGGTCCTTGCGCCGCCTTTATCATGGCCGATAACGTCGTGATGGACAATGTTCTCATTCGTCCTCGTGCGGGAACGTCGGGCTGCACCGATTTTCCTAACTCGGCGGTATTCTTAGCGCAAGAAGGCGCAGGCGAGTCTGCGGAGGCGGGCGGACGCAATTGCAACGGTTTCATCGCGCGTAACTGCGAATTTCTCGGCGTCGCGACGGATGGCGTGACGGAACCCGACGAAACCGGCTTCTCCTGGTTGAAATCCGTCGATAACGGCCAATTTGCCACGTTTCTGCGCACGGATCACTACACCAATAGCGACGATCAAAACGTCGTGATTACTGTAGAAAATTGCACTTTTAAGTATAGTTACGACGCTGGCATCTTCTTCTCCAACCGTTCGGGCGGCAAAGGAAAATTGACGCTGAATGTCAACGACAGCTTCTTCGACGCCTTCGGCAAATTTCAAGTCGGGGTGCGCGGATGCTGGCTGAACGTGGACCGCTGCCGCTTCAGCCGCGCCTGCCAGGGCAATCACGGCGACGGCGAAAACTCCGCCATCCGCATCCAGGAACAAAATGGCCGCATCCCCGACGCTAATATTTCCAATAGCCTCTTCGTCAACTGCGGCGGCGCATTCGGCAAGAAAGCCTACTATGGCGGCGTCAACAACCACAATGCGGGAACGGTCAACGTCAATCATTGCACTTTCGATCTCTGCCTATCCGGCGTTACGTTGAACAATCCCAAACCGGAAAGCGTCCTCAACGTCGGCAACTGCCTCTTTACGCGCATCGGCTACAACTCGGCGCCCGCTCTCGACGAAGCGGGATTTACGCTTGATCCCAACGCTGAACCTTATATTTTATGGTTCATGCCCAACTTCGACGCCGCATCCAAAGTGTCCGCCGTCTTCAACAATTATACCGATAGCGGCAACGGCCAATTGAACGCCTCGAACTGCCTCGTCTTTGATATCGCCGACGAAACCACTTGGGAAAAGGGCGTCGATCCCGATGGAACCGCCCTGAACGCCGGGACAGTCAACCTGGTAGACGTTCAGAAAGTCGACCCCAAACTCACGAATCGAGATATCTTCGGCGACAAACCCTATGAACTTACCGCAGGTTCGCCAGCCATCGACAAAGCCATCGCCGCCGCTCCCGATCCGGGCAGCAAAGATTTGGATGGCTCGGCGCGTATAGCCAACGGCAAGGCGGATATCGGCGCCCAGGAATTCGGCGCCACCGCCATTGGGGAATGGCCGCTGCAATAA
- a CDS encoding right-handed parallel beta-helix repeat-containing protein: MFPCQHRFFPLGMVLFLGFAAVFSVPALADVTIYISPLGYDGWSGTLPMPGDNDGPVATPLGARNAIRALKAKGLAEGKITVYLREGTYRLSEPIQFTAEDSGIDGAPIVFAAYPGEKPVITGGRRITGWTAAELDGKTVWRADLPIVKRGKWWFRELFVNGERRPRTRLPETDYYEFTGLIDMKSKPSWSDGNRAAFFADEEIKPWKNLQDVEIVALTRWIESRSPIAGVDIEKKIVTFAKQSTFRLENTKESGHFAQYYIENVFEALNQPGQWHLDRQEGVLYYLPKEGETIETIQAEAPAVTQLLRASGSRNLEFRNLRFRCAEWEYPADRAGSVQAAMEVPGALYFEQTQNCVISNCVIEQVGTYGLELGSGCKNTWIHHCSIHDLGGGGIKVGHGSSASVVEDNEIAQGGRIYHSAIGVWVGDSGENKILHNRIYDFFYTGISVGWSWGYNPTHTQNNEIAYNLIYQIGKGVLSDLGAIYTLGLSDGSRIHHNLIHDIQAYSYGGWGIYLDEGTTHMLVENNIVYNTKTGGFHLHYGKENVIRNNIFALAQIGQIIRSRNEEHKSFDFINNIVYFTEGPLLGSNWDNNRYFMNKNLYWNPNKPDIEFPGGTFEQWKARGHDVDSQIADPLLADPVSGDFTLKPDSPALKLGFQPINLQFAGPRPVAKIEFRLAELEPIAGLTETTISGTDRKAYLYDKVELSNVDLENARWLDAPSPQIEAVFTVVGKDRFANLMQKNLNKPLAILLDGKALSIPIVWAPIAGERLVIKGAYSKEEGDRFIETINKQ, from the coding sequence ATGTTTCCATGCCAACATAGATTTTTCCCATTAGGAATGGTCTTATTTTTAGGTTTCGCAGCGGTTTTCTCCGTTCCAGCGCTTGCGGACGTTACGATCTATATATCTCCTCTCGGTTACGACGGCTGGTCGGGAACCTTGCCTATGCCCGGCGATAATGACGGCCCTGTTGCCACGCCGCTGGGCGCGCGCAACGCCATACGGGCTTTGAAAGCCAAAGGATTGGCGGAAGGAAAAATCACCGTCTACCTGCGCGAAGGAACCTACCGCCTGAGCGAACCCATCCAATTCACGGCGGAAGATTCCGGTATCGACGGCGCTCCCATCGTCTTCGCTGCGTATCCCGGCGAGAAACCCGTTATCACCGGCGGCCGCCGCATTACTGGTTGGACAGCCGCGGAGTTGGACGGCAAAACCGTCTGGCGCGCCGATTTGCCCATCGTCAAACGCGGCAAGTGGTGGTTCCGCGAACTGTTCGTCAATGGAGAACGCCGTCCGCGAACTCGCCTGCCGGAAACGGATTACTATGAATTTACCGGTCTCATCGATATGAAGTCAAAGCCATCTTGGAGCGACGGCAACCGAGCCGCCTTTTTCGCCGATGAAGAGATTAAGCCTTGGAAAAACCTGCAAGACGTCGAGATTGTCGCTCTGACGCGCTGGATCGAATCGCGTTCGCCCATCGCGGGCGTCGACATAGAGAAAAAAATCGTTACCTTCGCCAAGCAGAGCACTTTCCGCTTGGAAAACACCAAAGAAAGCGGACATTTCGCCCAATATTATATAGAAAACGTTTTCGAAGCGCTGAACCAGCCGGGTCAGTGGCATCTTGACCGTCAAGAAGGCGTTCTTTATTACCTCCCCAAAGAAGGCGAAACGATCGAAACCATTCAAGCGGAGGCGCCCGCCGTTACCCAGCTTCTCCGCGCATCAGGCAGCCGCAACCTGGAATTCCGCAACCTGCGCTTCCGTTGCGCCGAGTGGGAATATCCCGCCGACCGGGCGGGTTCCGTACAAGCCGCTATGGAAGTTCCCGGCGCTCTCTATTTCGAGCAAACGCAAAACTGCGTTATCTCCAATTGCGTCATCGAACAAGTAGGAACCTACGGCCTGGAATTAGGCTCAGGTTGCAAGAATACATGGATTCATCATTGTTCCATCCACGATCTTGGCGGCGGCGGCATTAAAGTGGGACACGGCTCCAGCGCTTCGGTCGTCGAAGACAACGAGATCGCCCAGGGCGGCAGAATCTATCACAGCGCTATTGGAGTATGGGTTGGCGACAGCGGTGAAAACAAAATTCTTCACAATCGCATTTACGATTTCTTCTATACCGGAATCTCCGTCGGCTGGTCCTGGGGCTACAATCCCACGCATACCCAAAATAACGAAATCGCTTACAACCTTATCTATCAAATCGGCAAGGGCGTCCTTAGCGATTTGGGCGCCATTTACACCCTCGGCCTTTCCGACGGCTCGCGCATCCATCACAATTTGATTCACGACATTCAGGCTTACAGCTACGGCGGATGGGGCATTTACCTCGACGAAGGCACGACGCACATGCTTGTCGAAAATAACATCGTCTACAACACCAAAACCGGCGGCTTCCATCTTCATTACGGAAAAGAAAACGTCATCCGCAATAACATTTTCGCCCTCGCGCAAATCGGACAGATCATCCGCAGCCGCAACGAGGAGCACAAATCCTTCGATTTCATTAATAATATTGTTTATTTCACCGAAGGTCCGCTATTGGGATCGAATTGGGACAATAATCGATATTTCATGAATAAGAACCTCTATTGGAATCCAAACAAGCCCGATATCGAATTTCCCGGCGGAACGTTCGAACAATGGAAAGCGCGCGGCCACGACGTGGACAGCCAAATCGCAGATCCCCTCCTTGCCGATCCCGTATCCGGCGATTTCACGCTGAAACCGGATTCCCCAGCCCTCAAATTGGGTTTCCAACCAATCAATCTGCAATTCGCTGGTCCCCGGCCTGTGGCGAAAATCGAATTCCGCCTCGCCGAATTGGAACCCATCGCTGGTCTGACGGAAACCACAATCTCAGGAACGGATCGTAAAGCGTATCTTTACGATAAAGTGGAACTCTCCAACGTGGACTTGGAAAACGCCCGCTGGCTTGACGCCCCCTCTCCGCAAATCGAGGCTGTTTTTACGGTAGTGGGAAAAGATCGATTCGCTAACTTGATGCAAAAGAATCTCAATAAGCCGCTGGCTATTCTCCTCGACGGCAAAGCGCTTTCCATCCCCATCGTCTGGGCGCCGATCGCAGGCGAGCGGTTGGTTATAAAAGGCGCTTACTCGAAGGAGGAAGGCGATCGCTTTATCGAGACGATTAACAAACAATAA